CGTGCGAGACCGCCGCCACCTGGCCCGGCTGGGCCTTGCCGCAGTTGAAGGCGCCACCCAGCACGTAGGTCTGGGGGCCGCCCACCGCGCTCATGGAGCCCCAGAAGTCGGTCGTCGTCGCCTGGTAGGCCACGTCGCGGAGCTGGCCGGCGAGCCGGCCGTTCTCGATGCGGAAGAACCGCTGGCCGGTGAACTGGAAGTTGTACCGCTGCATGTCGATCGACCAGGAGCGGTCGCCCACGACATAGATGCCGCGGTCCACGCCCCCGATCAGATCCTCCGTGGAGAGGCCGCCGGGATCGGGCTGGAGGGAGACGTTCGCCATCCGCTGCACCGGCACGTGCTCGGGGGAGTCGGCGTAGGCGCAGCCGTTGGACCTGTCGAAGCCCGTGAGCCTGGCGATGCGGCGGTCGAGCTGGTAGCCGACCAGGACGCCGTCCTTGACCAGGTTCCAGGACTGGGCGGCCACGCCCTCGTCGTCGTAGCCGATGGTGGCCAGGCCGTGCTCTGCGGTCCGGTCGCCCGTGACGTTCATGATCTGGGAGCCGTACTTGAGCGTGCCGAGCTTGTCGAAGGTGGCGAACGAGGTGCCCGCGTAGGCCGCCTCGTAGCCGAGGGCGCGGTCCAGCTCGGTGGCGTGGCCGATGGACTCGTGGATGGTCAGCCAGAGGTTGGACGGGTCGACCACCAGGTCGTACGGGCCGGCCGTCACGCTGGGGGCGCGCATCTTCTCGGCGAGCAGCTCGGGGATCTCGGCCAGCTCGCCGTCCCAGTCCCAGCCGGTGCCGGTCAGGTACTCCCAGCCGCGGCCGACCGGGGGCGCCAGCGTGCGCATCGACTCGAACTCCCCGCTCGACTCGTCCACCGCGACCGCCGTGAGCTGGGGGTGCAGGCGCACCCGCTGCTGCGTGGTGACGGTGCCCGCGGTGTCCGCGTAGAACTTGTTCTCATGGACCGTGAGCAGGGTGGCGTCGACGTGCGCGACGCCCTGGGCACGCAGCAGGCGCGAGCTCCACTCGGCCAGCAGGCCGCTCTTCTCCTCGTCCGGCACCGAGAACGGGTCGATCTCGTACGCGGAGACCCAGGTCCTGTCGGCGTGCACCGGCTCGTCGGCCAGCGAGACGTCGGCCTCCGCTCCCGCAGCCTCGATGACCTGCGCGGACAGCTTGGCCACGGCCACGGCCTGCTCGGCCACCCGTGCCGCGCCGTCCGCCGTCAGCTCGACGCCCGCCGCGAAGCCCCAGGTGCCGTCGTGCACCACGCGCACCGCGTATCCGAGGTCGGTGCTGTCCGAGGAACCGGACGGCTTCGCGTCGCGCAGCCGCCACGAGGCGCTGCGCACCCGCTCGAAGCGGAAGTCCGCGTGCTGCGCGCCGAGCGCGCGGGCGCGGGCCAGCGCGGCGTCCGCGAGGGCCCGCAGCGGGAGCGCGAGGAACGACTGATCGATCTCGTGGGCCACGAGCGGCCTCCTGTCCAATGGCTTCGTGGGGGTCCGATCACGCGGAAGTCAATCACGAAGCGGGGGGCCGTGCGGGGGCCTGTGGATAACACTGCGTCGACAGCGCGATCACGCTCGCGGCAGCGCAAGGGCGCTCGTGACAGCGCGCACACAAGCACATCAGCGCGCGTAGCCATCGGGGAGCGCGTGGCCTGATTTGTGCGACCCCCACGACCCGCGACCCCGGCCCGACGCGTGCTCCGGACGCCGTCCGGGGGACGGGCGTGCGGGGGCCAGGGCGCCTCGGCACCCCTCTCCGCGGCCGGGCGCGCCCGGACTATGTAGGGATCCGACAGTCATGTACACGAGCCACTGTGGGGCGTGGATTCTCCACGGAGGACCTGGGGCCGATAAGTTTTTGGATGTACCAGACCGCTGAGGAAAGGGTGATCCGTTGAGCCGCTCGGTTCTCGTCACTGGAGGTAACCGGGGCATCGGCCTCGCCATTGCCCAAGCGTTCGCCGACGCGGGCGACAAGGTCGCGATCACCTACCGCTCGGGTGAGCCGCCGGAGGGCTTCTTCGCCGTGCGCTGCGACATCACCGACACCGAGCAGGTGGAGCAGGCGTACAAGGAGATCGAGGCCGAACAGGGCCCCGTCGAGGTGCTGATCGCCAACGCCGGGATCACCAAGGACCAACTGCTCATGCGGATGACCGAGGAGGACTTCAGCTCGGTCGTCGACACCAACCTCACCGGCACCTTCCGCGTCGTCAAGCGCGCCAACCGCGCCATGCTGCGCGCCAGGAAGGGCCGCGTCGTGCTGATCTCCTCGGTGGCGGGCCTGCTCGGCTCCGCCGGACAGGCGAACTACGCCGCGTCCAAGGCCGGACTCGTCGGCTTCGCGCGCTCCCTCGCCCGGGAGCTGGGCTCGCGGAACATCACCTTCAACGTCGTCGCACCGGGCCTCGTGGACACCGACATGATCAAGGTGCTCACCGAGGAGCAGCGCAAGAGCATCGTCTCCCAGGTGCCGCTCGGCCGCTACGCTCAGCCCTCGGAGATCGCCGCCACCGTGCGGTTTCTCGCCTCCGACGAGGCGTCTTACATCACTGGAGCCGTCATTCCCGTTGACGGCGGATTGGGCATGGGGCACTGAAGACCATGAGTGGAATCCTCGACGGCAAGCGCATCCTCATCACCGGTGTGCTCATGGAGTCGTCCATCGCCTTCCACGCCGCGAAGCTCGCTCAGGAGCAGGGTGCGGAGATCCTCCTGACGGCATACCCCCGACCGACCCTGACCCAGCGGATCGCCAAGAAGCTGCCCCGTCCGGTGAAGGTCATCGAGCTGGACGTCACCAACGACGAGCACCTGGGGCGCTTGGAGGAGGCCGTCTCCGAGGAGCTCGGCGGCCTGGACGGCATCGTCCACTCCATCGCCTTCGCCCCGCAGGACGCCCTCGGCGGGAACTTCCTCAACACCTCGTTCGAGTCCGTCGCCACGGCGATGCACGTCTCGGCGTTCTCCCTGAAGTCGCTGACCATGGCCTGCCTGCCGCTGATGCAGAACGGCGGCTCCGTCGTCGGCCTCACCTTCGACGCGCGCTACGCCTGGCCGCAGTACGACTGGATGGGCCCCGCGAAGGCGGCACTGGAGGCCACCAACCGGTACATGGCCCGTGACCTGGGCAAGCAGAACATCCGCTGCAACCTGGTCGCGGCCGGACCGATCGGCTCGATGGCCGCGAAGTCCATCCCCGGCTTCGAGGAGCTGGCCTCCGTCTGGGGACACCGTTCCCCCCTGGAGTGGGAGATGACCGACCCGGAGCCCGCGGCGCGCGCCATGGTGGCCCTGCTGTCGGACTGGTTCCCCAAGACCACGGGCGAGATCGTCCACGTCGACGGCGGCCTGCACGCGATCGGCGCCTGAAGCCCACCGCGGCCCGGGCCTTTGCAGGCCCGGGCCACGGTCGGCGGAGCGCGGACGCTGATCAGTCCTTCGGGGCCGCCTTCTGATCGGTGTTCGGCGCGGACACGTCGGCCCGCCACCTTCCGGGACGGCACTGGAGCGGGTACGTCGCCGCCTCCGCGGCGGCCGCGGAGGCGTCTCCCGCGCGGATCGCGTCGACCAGCGGGGTGTGGTCCATGTGGGTCTCCGGGGCCAGCACCTCGCCCACGTCCTCGCGCAGCCACTCCCGCAGCACCTCGCCCAGGTCGGCGTAGAGCGCCGTCATGACGTCGTTGTGCGAGGCGGACACCACGGCCATGTGGAAGGACGAGTCGGCCGTCACGAAGGCCTCCGTGTCACCCGAGTCCCATGCCTCCTCACGGCGCAGCAGCAGCGCGTCCAGCTGCTTCAGATCGCGCTCGGTACGGCGCTCGGCCGCCAGTTGCGCCGCGCTCGACTCCAGCGAGGCGCGCATCTCGGCGACGTGCCGGGGGTCGGCGCCGGCGAACCTGCGGTGCATCACCCCGGCCAGCTCGCTGGTGGCGACGACGTAGGTGCCCGAACCCTGGCGGATGTCCAGCAGGCCGTTGTGCGCCAGGGCGCGCACCGCCTCGCGCACCGTGTTCCGGGCGACGCCCAGCTGTTCCACCAGTTCGGGCTCGGTGGGGATGCGGGCGCCCATGGGCCACTCGCCCGACACGATCTGCGCGCGCAACTCGGCGATGACCTGCTCGGACAGGGCCGAGCGGCGCTGATGACTCAACGGCATGGCAGTACCGTACTCAGGCTGCTGTCAGAGCTATTCATCCTACGATCCTATGATGGCTCGCATGGCAGTTGAGGAAACCCGCACGAGCCCCCCGCCGGCAGGGCTCGCCACACCGCCCGACGTGCCGCACCGGGCGTCCGCGCCCCCTGCCTGGCTGATCCGGCTGCTGATCGTGGGCATGGTCCTTGCGGCGCTGAATCTGCGGCCTGCCGTCACCAGCCTCGGCGCGCTCCTGGAGGACGTCCGGGACGACCTCGGCATGAACGGCAGCATCGCGGGCCTGCTCACCTCCATGCCGCCGTTCTGCTTCGCCGTCTTCGGCATCATGGCCCCGCGCCTCGCCCGCCGCTTCGGCCCCGCCGCCGTGGTGTGCGGGGGCATGGTCGCCATCACCGCCGGGCTGGCGCTCCGGCCCCTGGCGGGCGGCACGGCCTCCTTCCTCGCCGGCACAGCGCTGGCCCTGATGGGCGTCGCCTTCGGCAACGTGCTCATGCCCGTGATCGTCAAGCGCTGGTTCCCCGACCGGGTGGGCCCCATGACGGGCCTGTACTCCATGGCGCTGTCGCTCGGCACCTCCCTGGCGGCCGCCCTGACCGTGCCCTTCACCCACGCCCTCGGCGGCGAGTGGCGTGCCGGGCTGGGGACGTGGGCGGTGCTCGGCGGGATCGCCGCCCTCGCGTGGATCCCGCTCGCGCGCCGCCGAGACGGCGGGCCCGCGGACCAGGGGGACACCCGCGTCGAGGAACCAGGGGAGGCGGGGGCGTCAGCCCAGGAGCCCGGACTCGCCGCCCGCGAGGCCGGGGCACCCGCACAGGCCAATGCCGGGGTCGACGGCACCGGAGCCGGCGGCGGCCTGCGCATCGCCCGCAGCCGGATCGCCTGGTTGCTCGCCGTCTTCTTCGGCCTCCAGGCCTCCGGCGCCTACATCACGATGGGCTGGCTCCCGCAGATCTTCCGCGACGCGGGCGTGTCCGCCGGCACCGCGGGCCTGCTGGTGGCCTTCACGATGGTGATCGGGGTGCCGCTGGCCTTCGTGATCCCCAGGGCCGCCGCGCGCATGCCGCACCAGGGGCCGATCGTGGTGGTCCTGGGCGTGTGCGGCCTGGCCGGCTGCGCGGGGCTCTACCTCGCCCCGGCAGCCGGTGCCGTGGCCTGGGCGGGGCTGCTCGGCGTCTCCAACTGCGCCTTCCCGCTGGCCCTCACCATGGTCGGCATGCGGGCCAGGACCGGCGCGGGCGTCGCCCAGTTGTCGGCCTTCGCGCAGAGCGTCGGCTATCTGATCTCGATTCCGGGCCCGCTGCTGGTGGGCGTGCTGTACCAGCACAGCGGCGGCTGGGGGCTGCCGATCGCCCTGATGACCGGGCTCCTCGTCCCGCAGGTCCTGGTGGGCGTCCTGGCCGGCCGTGACCGCACCATCGAGGCGGAACGCGCCACCGCAGGCACCGCGTGAGGCGAGGCGGCCCCCGCGGGGCCGGTCCGGTGACCCCGACGAGGGACCGGTCCGGCCTGGTGGGACACTGACGGCATGCCTGTGCTCGATCCGAACCCGCAGAACAGCCAGAAGAAGCTCCTCACGGTGCTGGGCCTCATGCTCGTGATCACCCTGATCATCGGGGTCATCGCCTCCATCGCCGCGCCCTGAGGGGCCGATGGTGGGGACAACCCCCCGTCCCCTAGGGGGCAAGGCTCAGGGTCAAGTGGGTGGATCACCGGATGGGAATGCGGTGCCCACCTCCGTAGCTTCTAGGTAAGGCCGCAACCACGGCGGCTGATCCTCGCGGAGCACGGAGGCACCATGGAGGCCCACCCACACACCACGCCTCACAGGGGCGTCGAGGTCCGCCTTCCGTGGTGGGCCGTCGCCCTGCCGGCCCTGGCCTTCGCCGCCCTGCTCCTGGTGATGATCAACCCGTCCCACGCGCGCACCAGCGGCGACCCGGCGCTCGGGCGTGTCCTGCAAGGCATCCAGCACTCGGTGCTGCACCAGAGCTGATCCCTCGGCCCGCCACCGGGAGGCCGCCGTTCGGGCGGCGGGGGCCCGAGAAGGGGCTGCCAACTCCCTGCGCCGCCTGGCGCGTTTCATGCGAAGCTGGGAGCCATGAGCGTCGCAGAACCCCGCAGGATTGTCCTTTTCCGGCATGCGAAGGCCGACTGGCCCCAGGTGTCCGACCACGAGCGTCCGCTGGCCGACCGGGGCCGTCATGACGCCCCCGTCGCGGGCCGCAAGCTCGCCGAGACGGGCATCGACTTCGACCTCGCACTCTGCTCCACCGCGGCCCGCACCCGGGAGACCTGGAAGCTGGCGGTCCACGAGCTCTCGCACCGCCCCAAGACGGTGTATGAGGAGCGGATCTACGAGGCCTCCCCGGGAGAGCTGATCACCGTGCTCAACGAGACCACGGACGACACCCGCAGCGTGGTGCTCATCGGTCACAACCCCGGAGTGCAGGGCCTGGCCGAGATCCTGTCCGGCCAGTCCGAAGGCGACGCACGCGCGCGGATGGACGGCCGCGGCTTCCCCACCTCGGCGTTCGTGGTGATCTCGTACAGCGGATCCTGGAAGTCGCTGGAACCCGGCGTCGGCACGCTCACGGATTTCTGGGCTCCGAGCAAGTAGTCCGGGCGCCCTGGTCCCCTCGGCGGGCCGCGGACTGTGCGGGTCCCTCCCGGCCTCCCCAGGGGCGCGGGGCTGTATCGACATGCGGCTCCGCCGCGCCGGCGCGAGCAACCACCCACCGGGGTGGTCCGGAGCCGACACGGACTGCCCCTTCGGGGCGGTGACGACCTGACCGTCTCGTCGTGGCTGGTCGCGCAGTTCCCCGCGCCCCTTGTTAAGGGGCGATGCGCGCCCCCCCCCGGGGCGGCCCTTTGGGTCGGCAATGACCTGACTGTCCCGTCGTAGCCGGTCGCTCGCCCACTGCCTTGAGGGCGCGGGACGTGCCCCTGTCCCCACGCCCCTAGGTCGTGTCCGGCGGATCTTCGTGGATCAGCCTGCGGCGTCTGGTGCCGTGCATCGCAAGGCGGAGGATCATCCTCGTACTGGGCGTACCCGGATGACTCCGACAACGCGGCGAGGTGCGGTACTGGGGGCACTCCCCCACTGCCCTGAACGGGCGTGGGAGGTACCCCCACCCACGCCCTTCAGGCAGTGGGGGAGTCGCGGGCCCACGAAGATCCGCCGGACACGGCCTAGGTGTATTGCCCTGTGAGGTTGGGGACGCGGCTGGCGGGTGGTTGGCC
The nucleotide sequence above comes from Streptomyces sp. TS71-3. Encoded proteins:
- a CDS encoding TldD/PmbA family protein, whose amino-acid sequence is MAHEIDQSFLALPLRALADAALARARALGAQHADFRFERVRSASWRLRDAKPSGSSDSTDLGYAVRVVHDGTWGFAAGVELTADGAARVAEQAVAVAKLSAQVIEAAGAEADVSLADEPVHADRTWVSAYEIDPFSVPDEEKSGLLAEWSSRLLRAQGVAHVDATLLTVHENKFYADTAGTVTTQQRVRLHPQLTAVAVDESSGEFESMRTLAPPVGRGWEYLTGTGWDWDGELAEIPELLAEKMRAPSVTAGPYDLVVDPSNLWLTIHESIGHATELDRALGYEAAYAGTSFATFDKLGTLKYGSQIMNVTGDRTAEHGLATIGYDDEGVAAQSWNLVKDGVLVGYQLDRRIARLTGFDRSNGCAYADSPEHVPVQRMANVSLQPDPGGLSTEDLIGGVDRGIYVVGDRSWSIDMQRYNFQFTGQRFFRIENGRLAGQLRDVAYQATTTDFWGSMSAVGGPQTYVLGGAFNCGKAQPGQVAAVSHGCPSALFRGVNILNTTQEAGR
- the fabG gene encoding 3-oxoacyl-[acyl-carrier-protein] reductase; its protein translation is MSRSVLVTGGNRGIGLAIAQAFADAGDKVAITYRSGEPPEGFFAVRCDITDTEQVEQAYKEIEAEQGPVEVLIANAGITKDQLLMRMTEEDFSSVVDTNLTGTFRVVKRANRAMLRARKGRVVLISSVAGLLGSAGQANYAASKAGLVGFARSLARELGSRNITFNVVAPGLVDTDMIKVLTEEQRKSIVSQVPLGRYAQPSEIAATVRFLASDEASYITGAVIPVDGGLGMGH
- the fabI gene encoding enoyl-ACP reductase FabI, giving the protein MSGILDGKRILITGVLMESSIAFHAAKLAQEQGAEILLTAYPRPTLTQRIAKKLPRPVKVIELDVTNDEHLGRLEEAVSEELGGLDGIVHSIAFAPQDALGGNFLNTSFESVATAMHVSAFSLKSLTMACLPLMQNGGSVVGLTFDARYAWPQYDWMGPAKAALEATNRYMARDLGKQNIRCNLVAAGPIGSMAAKSIPGFEELASVWGHRSPLEWEMTDPEPAARAMVALLSDWFPKTTGEIVHVDGGLHAIGA
- a CDS encoding FadR/GntR family transcriptional regulator, with amino-acid sequence MPLSHQRRSALSEQVIAELRAQIVSGEWPMGARIPTEPELVEQLGVARNTVREAVRALAHNGLLDIRQGSGTYVVATSELAGVMHRRFAGADPRHVAEMRASLESSAAQLAAERRTERDLKQLDALLLRREEAWDSGDTEAFVTADSSFHMAVVSASHNDVMTALYADLGEVLREWLREDVGEVLAPETHMDHTPLVDAIRAGDASAAAAEAATYPLQCRPGRWRADVSAPNTDQKAAPKD
- a CDS encoding CynX/NimT family MFS transporter, with amino-acid sequence MARMAVEETRTSPPPAGLATPPDVPHRASAPPAWLIRLLIVGMVLAALNLRPAVTSLGALLEDVRDDLGMNGSIAGLLTSMPPFCFAVFGIMAPRLARRFGPAAVVCGGMVAITAGLALRPLAGGTASFLAGTALALMGVAFGNVLMPVIVKRWFPDRVGPMTGLYSMALSLGTSLAAALTVPFTHALGGEWRAGLGTWAVLGGIAALAWIPLARRRDGGPADQGDTRVEEPGEAGASAQEPGLAAREAGAPAQANAGVDGTGAGGGLRIARSRIAWLLAVFFGLQASGAYITMGWLPQIFRDAGVSAGTAGLLVAFTMVIGVPLAFVIPRAAARMPHQGPIVVVLGVCGLAGCAGLYLAPAAGAVAWAGLLGVSNCAFPLALTMVGMRARTGAGVAQLSAFAQSVGYLISIPGPLLVGVLYQHSGGWGLPIALMTGLLVPQVLVGVLAGRDRTIEAERATAGTA
- a CDS encoding SGM_5486 family transporter-associated protein produces the protein MPVLDPNPQNSQKKLLTVLGLMLVITLIIGVIASIAAP
- a CDS encoding histidine phosphatase family protein, which gives rise to MSVAEPRRIVLFRHAKADWPQVSDHERPLADRGRHDAPVAGRKLAETGIDFDLALCSTAARTRETWKLAVHELSHRPKTVYEERIYEASPGELITVLNETTDDTRSVVLIGHNPGVQGLAEILSGQSEGDARARMDGRGFPTSAFVVISYSGSWKSLEPGVGTLTDFWAPSK